AAACGGTAAGCGCCAGCTTGGAAAACAAGGAAGCTACGATTGTATTCGACCGGAGCGCAGGGGTAACGGAGGAGGATTTGCAGACGGCAGCGGAGGCGTATACGCCTTTAAGCGTGATGTACGATTTGGATCAGAACGACAGCCGCGGTTTGCTGACCGTGCGCGAGCATAATCCGATGTACCTGATGCCGGTGTGGTACAACAGCAGCCCGAACCGCACGCCCCAATCGCCGACGCGCGGCATCACCATTGAAGATAAGTTTGCCGAACAAAAACGCCTTGAAACCAAAATGCAAGTGTCGTTCAAAAGCAAATTGATGGAAGATTTGTTTAAAACCCGCGCGGATTTATGGTTCGGCTATACCCAGAAGTCCGATTGGCAGGTGTACAACCAAGGCCGCAAGTCTGCGCCGTTCCGCAATACAGACTACGAGCCGGAGATTTTCATTACCCAGCCGGTAAAAGCCGATTTGCCGTTTGGCGGCAAGCTGCGTATGCTTGGGGCGGGTTTTGTGCATCAGTCCAACGGACAGAGCCGTCCCGAGTCGCGGTCGTGGAACAGGGTTTACGCCATGGCCGGCATGGAGTGGGGTAAGTTGACGGTGATTCCGCGCGTCTGGTTGCGTACCGATGTGGAAAACGGCAGTGATGATGACAATCCCGACATCAAAGACTATATGGGCTATGGCGATTTGAAGCTGCAATACCGCTTTAACGATAAGCAGAATATTGCGTCTGTTTTACGCTACAATCCGAAAACCGGTAAAGGCGCGGTAGAGGCGGCATATACCTTCCCGATTAAAGGTAAGCTCAAGGGCGTGGTGCGCGGCTTTCACGGCTACGGCGAAAGTCTGATTGACTACAACCACAAGCAAAACGGCATCGGTCTCGGCCTGATGTTCAACGATTGGGACGGTATTTAAGCCGGTTTGCAGCGTAATCGGCGGAGTGCAGGTCAAATAAGTGCGGAAAATTCTTCCACGGGTTTGCAGTGGTGCGAATTTGAGTGGGATAGGGCAAACAGAGCCTTGCAGAAATTGTTTTCTGTACTTCGCATCACCGATAGGCCGTCTGCAAAAAAGCAAAATGCCGGTATATCGGGAATATTTTCCGTGTCGGAACTCAGCCCGCCTGCACGCTTAAAAAATACTCGTTTCTTATTTCTCTAGCGCGTATAATGTCGCGTTTGCACACAATTTCCATCGAGAACAACATGGCAGAGCAACCGGCCGAAGGCGGCAAAGCAGCCAAGGCATTGAAAAAATATCTGATTACCGGCGTATTGGTATGGCTGCCCATTGCCGTAACCATTTGGGTGATTACCTATATCGTATCGGCTTCCGATCAGTTGATTAACCTGTTGCCGGCACATTGGCAGCCGAAGTATCTGATCGGCTACAACATTCCCGGCTTGGGCGTGATTGCCGCCGTCATCGTGCTGTTTGTTACCGGCCTGTTTGGTGCGAATGTATTGGGTAAGCGTATGCTTCAGGCATGGGACGGCCTTTTGGGGCGGATTCCGGTGGTCAAATCCATTTATTCCAGCGTTAAAAAAGTATCTGAGTCGCTGCTTTCCGACAGCAGCCGTTCGTTTAAAACACCGGTTCTCGTGCCGTTTCCGCAGCCCGATATTTGGACGCTGGCGTTTGTTTCCGGGCAGATTCCCGAATCGCTGGCCAAAGGCTTGCCGCAGGAAGAAGAATACGTTTCCGTGTATGTGCCGACCACGCCCAACCCCACCGGCGGCTATTACATCATGGTGAAAAAAAGCGACATCCGCGAAGTGGATATGACCGTGGACGAAGCCTTGAAATATGTGATTTCGCTGGGTATGGTGATGCCGGAAAAACCCGCGCCCAAAGCCCTGCCGGTGCAGGAAAAAGAAAATATGCCGTCTGTAAATTGACAGGAAGGCGGCTTCTTTTAAAACTTATCTGTAAAACAAACCGTTAACGATATTTTAAATCAAACACAAAAAGGTGATTTTATGCGTACCAACTATTGCGGCTTAATCAGCGAGCAATATTTAGACCAAACCGTAACCGTTAAAGGCTGGGTACACCGCCGCCGCGACCACGGCGGGGTGATTTTCATCGACTTGCGCGACCGCGAAGGCATCGTTCAAG
The nucleotide sequence above comes from Neisseria animalis. Encoded proteins:
- a CDS encoding phospholipase A, translating into MKPTYSLVLGATFAAALPAVWAEGAVALHCTVIDDNALRLACYDKIYAAQLPPRQVPVAETADVKAPVDLKETVSASLENKEATIVFDRSAGVTEEDLQTAAEAYTPLSVMYDLDQNDSRGLLTVREHNPMYLMPVWYNSSPNRTPQSPTRGITIEDKFAEQKRLETKMQVSFKSKLMEDLFKTRADLWFGYTQKSDWQVYNQGRKSAPFRNTDYEPEIFITQPVKADLPFGGKLRMLGAGFVHQSNGQSRPESRSWNRVYAMAGMEWGKLTVIPRVWLRTDVENGSDDDNPDIKDYMGYGDLKLQYRFNDKQNIASVLRYNPKTGKGAVEAAYTFPIKGKLKGVVRGFHGYGESLIDYNHKQNGIGLGLMFNDWDGI
- a CDS encoding DUF502 domain-containing protein, whose protein sequence is MAEQPAEGGKAAKALKKYLITGVLVWLPIAVTIWVITYIVSASDQLINLLPAHWQPKYLIGYNIPGLGVIAAVIVLFVTGLFGANVLGKRMLQAWDGLLGRIPVVKSIYSSVKKVSESLLSDSSRSFKTPVLVPFPQPDIWTLAFVSGQIPESLAKGLPQEEEYVSVYVPTTPNPTGGYYIMVKKSDIREVDMTVDEALKYVISLGMVMPEKPAPKALPVQEKENMPSVN